One window of the Chrysiogenia bacterium genome contains the following:
- a CDS encoding patatin-like phospholipase family protein, whose amino-acid sequence MSRPRTAFVFAGGAALGAAQAGMLKALYEANITPDLLTGVSIGAWNAAYLARAPSKEMVDSLCSFWQSLSNQRIFSRFPKLNAIRQLLGRKPHLFSGTGLSEIAAELFSDCSFESLALPLTVLATDVNGAHPKVFREGPLAPAVLASSALPTAFPPVEIAGHWYIDGGVVTNVPLDLAVRMGAERYVVLDAGIPCHRNGEDRPTLPEILGLVSTVASRQRVQSILPHVVAGAPVLYLSLPCPVTQSPFDFSAAGALIASGYESASKLLREGWGTEPGLTGRPHDHEMDLANPWS is encoded by the coding sequence TTGAGCCGGCCCAGAACAGCATTTGTTTTCGCCGGTGGAGCGGCATTGGGCGCCGCGCAAGCAGGTATGCTCAAAGCCCTCTACGAGGCCAACATTACCCCCGACTTGTTGACCGGTGTCAGCATCGGCGCATGGAACGCCGCGTATCTTGCACGCGCTCCGTCAAAAGAAATGGTCGACTCCCTCTGCTCTTTCTGGCAGAGCCTTTCGAACCAGAGAATCTTTTCCCGCTTTCCCAAACTCAACGCAATCCGGCAGCTACTGGGGCGCAAGCCGCACCTGTTCTCAGGCACCGGTCTTTCGGAGATCGCCGCAGAACTTTTCTCCGATTGCAGTTTTGAGTCGCTGGCCCTCCCCCTCACGGTCCTGGCGACGGATGTCAACGGGGCGCATCCGAAGGTCTTTCGCGAAGGCCCCCTGGCGCCCGCCGTGCTGGCCTCTTCCGCACTTCCCACGGCATTTCCTCCCGTAGAAATCGCCGGTCACTGGTATATCGACGGCGGTGTTGTCACCAATGTCCCGCTGGACCTGGCCGTGCGCATGGGCGCCGAGCGCTACGTTGTCCTCGATGCCGGGATCCCTTGTCATCGCAATGGAGAGGACCGCCCGACCCTTCCTGAAATTCTGGGGCTGGTATCCACAGTAGCCTCACGCCAACGAGTGCAATCGATCCTCCCCCACGTTGTTGCAGGCGCGCCGGTCCTTTACCTGAGCCTGCCGTGTCCGGTCACACAGTCTCCATTCGACTTCAGCGCCGCCGGTGCCTTGATCGCCAGTGGGTATGAAAGCGCTTCGAAACTGCTCCGCGAGGGCTGGGGTACTGAGCCCGGCCTGACCGGCCGGCCCCACGACCATGAGATGGATTTGGCGAACCCCTGGTCTTGA
- the gorA gene encoding glutathione-disulfide reductase produces the protein MSKQYDYDLFVLGAGSGGLAAAKRAASHGARVAIAENSRTGGTCVIRGCIPKKVMVYASHFAEQVRMAEHFGWAPSPLDHDWSKLAKNRNDLVSRLEQMHERYLAENKVELIRGTAHLADAHTIEVAGKRYSANYILLATGARPELPALKGIEHALSSDGFFELEKKPTSAVIVGGGYIAVEFAGILAGLGIKTHLLVRSILLRGFDREIADELERALIRQGVDVVRPVTVHCVEKTATGVRVLYDEGNVEDTGTPASLESDACVVFATGRTPNTSGIGLEEAGVKLGKSGAVIVDENHVTSVENIFAVGDVLDRANLTPVAIKAGRSVADRVFGNINAPMSYENIPTAVFSQPPIGTVGLTEEEAREEFGDRVKIYRAGFVPLYFSLAPEEEKGRAFMKMVVDSQTDRVLGLHMIGEDAAEIIQGFAVAVRAGLTKAQFDQTVAIHPSTAEEFVLLR, from the coding sequence ATGAGCAAACAATACGACTACGACCTCTTTGTACTCGGCGCCGGAAGTGGCGGGCTTGCCGCTGCCAAGCGGGCCGCCTCCCACGGTGCCAGGGTTGCGATTGCCGAAAACTCCCGTACGGGCGGGACCTGCGTCATTCGCGGGTGCATCCCCAAAAAAGTGATGGTGTATGCCAGCCACTTCGCCGAGCAGGTGCGCATGGCCGAGCACTTCGGCTGGGCGCCCTCCCCGCTCGATCACGACTGGAGCAAGCTGGCAAAGAACCGCAACGACCTGGTGAGCCGCCTCGAACAGATGCACGAGCGCTACCTGGCAGAGAACAAGGTGGAGCTCATTCGCGGCACCGCGCATCTTGCGGATGCGCACACCATAGAGGTCGCGGGCAAGCGCTACAGCGCGAATTACATTCTGCTGGCCACCGGCGCACGCCCAGAGCTGCCGGCTCTCAAAGGAATCGAGCACGCCCTCAGCAGCGACGGGTTCTTCGAGCTGGAAAAGAAGCCCACTTCAGCCGTCATCGTGGGCGGCGGCTACATCGCCGTGGAGTTCGCGGGAATTCTCGCCGGACTCGGTATCAAGACGCACCTGCTCGTACGCTCCATTCTGCTGCGCGGCTTCGATCGCGAAATCGCCGACGAATTAGAGCGTGCCCTCATCCGCCAGGGCGTGGACGTCGTGCGCCCGGTCACGGTCCACTGCGTGGAGAAGACCGCCACCGGCGTGCGCGTGCTCTACGACGAGGGCAATGTCGAGGATACGGGCACGCCTGCGTCTCTTGAGAGCGACGCCTGCGTGGTCTTTGCCACCGGCCGCACACCCAATACCAGCGGAATCGGCCTCGAAGAAGCCGGCGTGAAGCTCGGCAAGAGCGGCGCAGTCATCGTGGACGAAAACCACGTCACCAGCGTGGAGAACATCTTCGCCGTGGGCGACGTCCTCGACAGGGCCAACCTCACCCCGGTCGCCATCAAGGCCGGGCGCAGCGTCGCCGACCGCGTCTTCGGCAACATCAATGCGCCCATGAGCTATGAGAACATCCCCACCGCCGTCTTCAGCCAGCCGCCCATCGGCACCGTTGGACTGACCGAGGAAGAGGCCCGCGAGGAATTCGGCGATCGCGTGAAGATCTACCGCGCGGGCTTCGTGCCGCTGTATTTCTCCCTTGCCCCCGAAGAGGAGAAGGGCCGCGCCTTCATGAAGATGGTCGTGGACTCACAGACCGACCGCGTGCTGGGCCTCCACATGATCGGCGAGGACGCCGCCGAGATCATCCAGGGCTTCGCCGTCGCCGTGCGCGCCGGGCTCACCAAGGCCCAGTTCGACCAGACCGTGGCCATCCACCCCTCCACGGCCGAGGAATTCGTGCTGCTCCGGTGA